From the genome of Scytonema hofmannii PCC 7110, one region includes:
- a CDS encoding GAF domain-containing protein, translating into MQTNRPDFYARRLTSWFQRASLRTKAIAFAFAIGTLPVFVIGMLTYQMVNQSTTREISNNKQDKARLLADSANRFMLRSYDNLQIIAQLISLSNGKFNEGINRTQIETKLNDYLDSEKSYESIAILDINGNAIAASKGQLISNQKNENYFQAVLKTRSPYISQPIETKDPELGKIYLALPIKNNTGEILHIIRAIIPLKYLESVVFTTQTSQDNYHLVDTYGRIFLCRDGASVGKYARDKIPNWKQMSDSEKVTTAILFNKQENVEELITYVPWQKLEKLPDLKWKLVLSTNPATALAAQRDLLLVFQIGTLVTALIVGGISAIFANRLVYPIVTASTAVKKLGQGNLDTRIAIEGKDELAILGSNINLMADQLQLLLQEQTEEAERLKVFTNVLLSIRQSLDSAELFNTTVKEARIALKADRVVIYQFYTEGGGKVIAESVDLGFPVALQKTIEDSCIDREIIEAYSKGRVLATNNVLEAGFSFDHLKLLKRLQIKANLVTPIIKDNYIFGFLIAHHCQEPHLWQPYEINFLRQLAIQVGLTLERVSLLEVTQTLKDLAIHLSNTHNSQEIYNFAVQTIRKALKADRTVIYKIDENFQGSVIAESVADGWSCFLGAEISDPCLKDYAEKYQQGRVVAISNIYQANLSECYIQQLETFEVKANLVAPILLGDKLFGLLIAHQCSQPRLWQQSEVDLFEQFVRIVGLALERTNLLAQAEKGRLTAEQVSREQRQQKERLQLQLLKLIDDVEAASRGDLTVRADVTSGEIGTVADFFNSILENLREIVIQVKVAATEVNAAIAENSGAMSQLATQSLKQTKEIGHTLDTIDQMKLSITAVSKSAKQAAEVARTAYHAAETGGIAMDLTVENILSLRETVGETAKKVKRLGESSQQISRVVGLINQIAMQTNLLAINTGIEANRAGEDAQGFAVIAEEITVLAAQSTAATSEIEEIVANIQRETSQVVKAMELGTTQVVEGTRLVQNTKQSLNHILDVCRQIDLLVHSISTATVSQVQTSKEVSNLIQEIAKVSEMTSNSSRQVSSSLQKTVDISQQLQATVRTFKVSDQLRNS; encoded by the coding sequence ATGCAGACCAACAGGCCAGATTTTTACGCCCGTCGTTTGACTTCTTGGTTCCAACGTGCAAGTTTACGGACAAAAGCGATCGCTTTTGCTTTTGCTATCGGTACTTTGCCAGTGTTCGTTATTGGAATGCTAACCTACCAAATGGTCAACCAATCAACAACAAGAGAGATATCCAATAACAAGCAAGATAAAGCTAGGTTGCTAGCAGACAGCGCCAACAGATTTATGCTGAGAAGTTATGACAATCTTCAAATCATCGCTCAGCTAATATCTCTGTCAAATGGGAAATTCAATGAAGGGATAAACCGCACGCAGATAGAAACAAAACTAAATGATTATCTAGACAGTGAAAAAAGCTATGAGAGTATTGCCATACTGGATATTAATGGGAATGCGATCGCAGCATCAAAAGGGCAGTTAATTTCCAATCAAAAAAATGAGAACTATTTTCAAGCAGTCCTCAAAACGCGATCGCCTTACATTAGTCAGCCTATAGAAACAAAAGATCCAGAATTGGGCAAAATATATTTAGCATTGCCTATCAAAAACAATACAGGAGAAATTCTTCATATTATCCGAGCGATTATCCCTTTAAAATATTTAGAATCTGTTGTTTTCACCACACAAACAAGTCAGGATAATTACCATTTAGTAGATACTTATGGGAGAATTTTCTTGTGTAGAGATGGAGCCTCTGTCGGTAAATATGCACGAGATAAAATTCCTAACTGGAAGCAGATGTCTGACAGCGAAAAAGTGACAACAGCAATTCTTTTTAACAAACAAGAAAATGTCGAGGAACTTATAACTTATGTCCCTTGGCAAAAACTAGAAAAGTTGCCAGATTTGAAATGGAAACTTGTTTTAAGTACAAATCCAGCAACAGCCCTAGCCGCACAAAGAGATTTATTGCTAGTCTTCCAGATTGGAACATTAGTAACAGCATTGATTGTTGGGGGAATTTCAGCCATTTTTGCTAACCGGCTCGTGTATCCAATTGTAACTGCTAGTACAGCTGTCAAGAAATTAGGACAGGGGAATCTTGATACCCGAATTGCTATTGAAGGCAAAGATGAACTTGCCATCTTGGGTTCTAACATTAATCTAATGGCAGATCAACTGCAACTTCTGTTACAAGAACAAACTGAGGAAGCCGAACGCTTAAAAGTTTTTACAAATGTCTTGCTTTCAATTCGTCAGTCATTAGATTCAGCAGAATTGTTTAACACAACAGTTAAAGAAGCAAGAATTGCTCTCAAAGCCGACCGAGTTGTTATTTATCAATTTTACACCGAAGGAGGTGGAAAAGTTATAGCTGAGTCAGTAGATTTAGGCTTCCCTGTTGCTTTACAAAAGACAATTGAAGATAGTTGTATTGACCGAGAAATCATAGAAGCTTATAGCAAAGGTCGCGTATTGGCTACTAATAATGTTTTGGAAGCAGGCTTTTCCTTCGACCACCTCAAGTTGTTAAAACGATTGCAAATCAAAGCAAATTTAGTCACCCCAATTATCAAAGACAATTACATCTTTGGATTTTTAATTGCCCATCACTGCCAAGAACCTCATTTGTGGCAACCCTACGAAATTAATTTTTTAAGGCAGTTGGCAATTCAAGTAGGATTGACTTTAGAACGAGTGAGTTTGTTGGAAGTGACACAAACATTGAAAGACCTTGCTATTCACTTGTCTAACACTCACAACTCACAAGAAATTTACAATTTTGCAGTTCAAACTATCCGAAAAGCTTTGAAGGCAGATCGAACTGTCATTTACAAGATAGATGAAAATTTTCAAGGAAGCGTTATTGCAGAATCAGTTGCAGATGGTTGGTCTTGTTTTCTTGGGGCAGAGATTTCAGATCCTTGTTTAAAAGATTATGCCGAAAAGTATCAACAAGGTCGTGTTGTAGCAATTAGCAATATTTATCAAGCAAATTTATCTGAATGTTACATTCAACAACTAGAAACCTTTGAGGTGAAAGCCAATTTAGTAGCCCCCATTCTACTGGGTGACAAATTGTTTGGTTTATTAATTGCCCATCAATGTTCGCAACCGCGTCTGTGGCAGCAATCCGAAGTAGATTTGTTTGAGCAATTTGTCAGAATTGTGGGCTTAGCTTTGGAGAGAACCAATCTTTTAGCTCAAGCAGAAAAAGGACGTTTGACAGCAGAACAAGTCTCTAGAGAACAACGTCAACAAAAAGAAAGGCTGCAACTACAATTGCTAAAACTTATTGATGATGTAGAAGCTGCATCTAGAGGCGATTTGACTGTACGCGCTGATGTTACCTCCGGAGAAATTGGCACTGTAGCTGACTTTTTTAACTCTATACTGGAGAATTTGCGAGAAATTGTGATTCAAGTGAAAGTGGCTGCGACTGAAGTGAATGCGGCGATCGCAGAGAATTCTGGAGCCATGAGTCAATTAGCAACGCAATCGCTCAAACAAACCAAAGAAATCGGTCATACCCTAGATACTATTGACCAAATGAAGCTCTCCATTACAGCCGTATCAAAAAGTGCTAAACAAGCCGCAGAAGTTGCTCGGACTGCCTATCATGCAGCTGAAACTGGTGGTATAGCAATGGATTTGACAGTAGAAAATATTCTGTCCTTGCGAGAAACCGTAGGAGAAACTGCCAAAAAAGTCAAAAGACTTGGTGAATCTTCACAACAAATCTCTCGCGTCGTAGGATTAATCAACCAAATAGCGATGCAAACCAACTTGCTCGCTATTAACACTGGTATTGAAGCGAATCGTGCAGGTGAAGATGCTCAAGGTTTTGCCGTCATTGCTGAAGAAATCACTGTACTGGCAGCGCAAAGTACTGCGGCGACTTCCGAAATCGAAGAAATTGTGGCTAATATCCAACGTGAAACCAGCCAAGTTGTCAAAGCCATGGAGTTGGGGACAACACAGGTCGTTGAAGGAACTCGTCTCGTTCAAAATACCAAACAAAGTTTGAATCATATTTTAGATGTGTGTCGCCAAATCGATCTATTGGTACATTCCATTTCTACGGCGACAGTCTCTCAGGTACAAACCTCCAAAGAAGTCTCGAATTTGATCCAAGAAATTGCCAAAGTCTCAGAAATGACTAGCAATTCTTCACGTCAAGTTTCTTCATCTTTACAAAAGACAGTCGATATTTCCCAGCAATTGCAAGCCACCGTTCGGACATTTAAGGTAAGTGACCAGCTGAGGAATTCTTGA
- a CDS encoding PAS domain-containing protein → MTSDKLMCNCTELAKINEQLTLALEAANMGIWDWDLLTNHVIWSIGHERLFGLPPGTFLGTYNAVLDCIHPDDREKVISASYQACTPGYDFHQEFRVIWPDRSIHWIESKGKCVYNDEAQAVRMLGTVMEITERKQAEVALKESEERFRLLAETIQDVFWISNATNSQVLYISPAYKKIWGRKRESLYANSQEWIDSIHPEEREYVKTVFYDRIVEGDFDKEYRIILPDGTVRWIRDRGYTIRDELEQVKCLVGIAQDISDLKQAEASLQQLNEKLEMRVQQRTYELDTSQSTLQQLYQQLQAELYERQRVELALRRSETLFRSLCEFAPVGIFKADPQGKNIYSNPCCQTIGGFTLEDGLGNGWMQFIHPEDLDIIMPQWNATVAAPQEFSCEFRSLHRDGTIRFCHMNSVPIISELGELIGHVGTIEDITEDRAIEKMKNEFISIVSHELRTPLASIRGSLGLLAAGVFNDQPEVVQQMLTIATSDTERLVRLVDNILDLERLESNKAILVKQQCDASALMRQSVETLQSLAVESNITLSILPVSVQIWADPDQILQTLINLVSNAIKFSPPNSQVILSAKDLPDCVLFKVQDWGRGIPQDKLEAIFERFQQVDASDSRQNGGIGLGLAICRFIVQQHGGKIWAESVLGKGSVFYFTIPKLSPHEG, encoded by the coding sequence CCCTAGCTCTAGAAGCAGCTAATATGGGCATTTGGGACTGGGATTTGCTGACTAACCATGTTATTTGGTCAATCGGTCACGAACGATTGTTTGGGTTACCACCGGGAACTTTTCTAGGAACTTACAACGCTGTTCTTGATTGTATTCATCCAGATGACAGAGAAAAAGTGATTTCAGCTTCGTATCAAGCTTGTACTCCGGGGTATGATTTTCATCAAGAATTCCGCGTTATTTGGCCGGATCGTAGCATCCATTGGATAGAATCGAAAGGAAAATGTGTCTATAACGATGAAGCTCAAGCAGTACGAATGCTGGGAACTGTTATGGAGATTACTGAGAGAAAGCAAGCAGAAGTTGCACTGAAAGAAAGTGAGGAGAGATTTCGACTGCTAGCGGAAACTATCCAGGATGTTTTTTGGATTTCAAATGCAACAAATTCCCAAGTCTTATATATTAGTCCCGCATACAAAAAAATCTGGGGACGCAAGAGGGAAAGCTTGTACGCCAATAGTCAAGAATGGATAGATAGCATTCATCCCGAAGAGCGAGAGTATGTGAAAACGGTTTTTTATGACAGAATTGTTGAAGGAGATTTTGATAAGGAGTATCGTATCATCCTTCCTGATGGAACGGTGAGGTGGATTCGAGACCGGGGGTATACAATTAGGGATGAGCTCGAGCAAGTTAAATGCTTAGTGGGGATTGCACAGGACATTAGCGATCTCAAACAAGCAGAAGCCAGCCTTCAGCAACTTAATGAAAAACTAGAAATGCGAGTTCAACAACGAACTTACGAGCTAGACACTTCTCAATCAACCTTACAACAACTCTATCAACAACTGCAAGCAGAACTCTACGAACGTCAACGCGTAGAACTTGCCTTACGGCGTAGTGAAACTTTGTTTCGTTCTCTCTGCGAGTTTGCACCTGTAGGTATTTTTAAAGCCGATCCACAAGGAAAAAATATTTACTCAAATCCCTGCTGTCAGACCATTGGCGGCTTTACTTTAGAAGATGGTTTGGGGAATGGCTGGATGCAGTTTATTCATCCTGAAGACTTAGATATCATCATGCCTCAGTGGAATGCAACAGTAGCAGCGCCCCAGGAATTTTCTTGCGAGTTTCGATCTCTTCATCGGGATGGAACGATACGATTTTGCCACATGAACTCAGTTCCAATAATTTCCGAGTTAGGCGAACTGATAGGTCATGTTGGCACAATAGAAGATATTACGGAAGATCGAGCAATTGAGAAAATGAAAAATGAATTTATCTCAATTGTCAGCCACGAACTTCGCACGCCTCTTGCATCAATTCGCGGTTCTTTGGGGCTTCTTGCTGCTGGAGTCTTCAACGATCAACCGGAAGTTGTCCAACAAATGCTAACCATCGCCACTAGCGATACAGAACGTTTAGTTAGATTGGTTGATAACATTCTAGATTTAGAACGCCTGGAATCCAACAAAGCCATTTTAGTCAAACAGCAGTGTGACGCTAGCGCACTCATGCGACAGTCCGTAGAAACCTTACAATCTCTCGCAGTAGAAAGCAACATCACCCTCTCTATCTTGCCTGTTTCTGTACAGATATGGGCAGATCCAGACCAAATTCTTCAAACTCTCATCAATTTAGTGAGTAACGCAATTAAATTTTCACCCCCAAACAGTCAGGTTATCTTGAGTGCTAAAGATTTACCAGATTGCGTTTTATTTAAAGTTCAAGATTGGGGACGGGGTATTCCTCAAGATAAGCTAGAGGCTATTTTTGAAAGGTTTCAACAAGTTGATGCTAGCGACTCGCGCCAAAACGGAGGAATCGGTTTGGGCTTAGCTATCTGTCGCTTCATTGTACAGCAACATGGTGGTAAAATCTGGGCGGAAAGTGTTTTAGGAAAAGGTAGCGTTTTTTACTTCACAATTCCTAAATTATCCCCGCACGAAGGTTAA
- a CDS encoding DUF4347 domain-containing protein: MTQQNNHIQELNLVFIDPTVLNYQNLIASVKSDHQVVILDSTKDGVAQISEFLQTNPFLKEGGVVKSIHLTSHGIKAGLQLGSTQLNSDTLKSHDKDLQHWAKALSDDADILLYGCDVAFGEEGKTFILQLSQLTGADIIASDDLTGNAALGGDWNLEVVTGSIEASLAFQSEVMEAYGEVLSQFIVTNTNDSGVGSLRQAILNSNSTSGTQDIVFSLPTSAIVNLASALPNLTDSVNIINSTGAKNLTIRRNSGGDYSILTINNGQTVNIEGLTLTNGNSEFGGGIYNEGTLAIADSIISDNQVTQTGGGIYNEGTLTISNSTISGNTAQVVGGGIGAATGFSIANSTISGNTAKFGGGAIADVIATGTVNISNTTIYNNFSSAGGGGIDLITLTVNIKNSILAGNKNDDGEQNFAAPGNGKIVSFGHNIESGTDAGFTSTGDLQNTNPLLAPLADNGGSTLTHALLQGSPAINAGDNTGVLTTDQRGNPRIVDGTVDIGAFEVNPYPSKVSFGAASYHKTEGNSDTTVTIPVTLDSIPSTTVTVPIAISSSSTATSDNDYSFAPTTLSFNPGVTGTALTQQLNITIKADNLPENDETIVFNFGTIQGAVVGTINTTTLTIAANDASPNTLVGTDGSDEISGLAGNETIIGKLGSDTINAGEGEDTVFGDEIISVADVTSENNDTVKGANGSDLIFGGDGDDKLYGDAGNDKIWGNDGFDLIWGGEGNDYLTGGQGNDVFVVSSNEGTDTINDFQEYDIIGLVGGLTYAQLSITQILDNTFIFESSTQKILAILTGVQSSTLTSNRFQDATANV, translated from the coding sequence ATGACACAACAAAATAATCATATTCAAGAATTAAATCTTGTTTTTATAGATCCGACCGTTCTCAATTACCAAAACTTGATAGCTAGCGTTAAGTCAGACCATCAAGTCGTTATCCTAGATTCAACAAAAGACGGGGTTGCACAAATCAGTGAGTTCCTACAAACCAATCCCTTTCTTAAAGAAGGTGGAGTCGTCAAATCAATTCATTTGACTTCCCACGGTATAAAAGCTGGTTTGCAACTGGGTTCAACGCAACTGAACAGCGATACTCTGAAATCCCATGACAAGGATTTGCAGCATTGGGCAAAGGCTTTAAGTGATGATGCTGATATTTTGCTTTATGGTTGCGATGTGGCATTTGGGGAGGAGGGAAAAACTTTTATACTGCAACTCAGCCAGTTAACAGGTGCCGATATTATTGCATCAGATGATTTAACGGGAAATGCTGCTTTGGGCGGGGATTGGAATTTAGAAGTTGTTACTGGGTCGATTGAAGCATCTCTAGCGTTTCAATCTGAGGTAATGGAAGCCTATGGTGAAGTCCTCAGTCAGTTTATTGTCACTAACACCAACGACAGTGGTGTTGGTTCTTTACGACAAGCAATTCTTAATTCCAACAGCACTTCTGGAACTCAGGATATTGTCTTTAGTTTACCTACAAGTGCGATCGTTAACTTAGCTTCAGCACTCCCCAACCTTACTGATAGCGTCAATATTATTAACTCCACAGGGGCGAAAAATTTAACAATTCGCCGAAACTCAGGGGGAGATTACAGTATCTTAACCATTAATAACGGTCAGACAGTCAATATTGAAGGGTTGACTCTCACCAATGGAAATAGCGAATTTGGTGGGGGTATCTATAACGAAGGCACATTAGCGATCGCAGATAGCATCATTAGTGACAATCAGGTGACTCAGACGGGGGGTGGTATCTATAACGAAGGCACATTAACGATCTCCAACAGCACCATTAGTGGGAATACTGCTCAAGTTGTAGGTGGAGGTATTGGTGCTGCAACGGGCTTCAGTATTGCCAACAGTACTATCAGTGGTAATACAGCTAAGTTTGGTGGAGGTGCTATCGCGGATGTAATAGCTACTGGTACTGTCAACATTTCCAACACCACTATTTACAATAACTTTTCAAGTGCTGGTGGAGGTGGTATCGATCTCATCACGTTGACCGTAAATATCAAAAATTCTATCTTAGCAGGAAATAAAAATGATGATGGCGAACAAAATTTTGCCGCTCCAGGTAATGGTAAAATCGTATCCTTTGGGCATAACATAGAAAGCGGTACAGACGCTGGTTTTACATCAACAGGTGATTTACAAAATACGAACCCTCTGCTTGCACCTCTAGCTGATAACGGTGGTTCTACCCTAACTCATGCCCTACTTCAAGGTAGTCCAGCTATTAATGCAGGTGATAATACGGGTGTACTGACGACGGATCAACGAGGCAATCCGCGAATTGTTGACGGTACAGTTGACATTGGTGCATTTGAAGTTAATCCCTATCCTTCCAAAGTTAGTTTTGGTGCGGCTAGCTATCACAAGACAGAAGGTAATAGCGATACGACAGTGACTATTCCCGTTACCCTAGATAGCATTCCATCCACTACTGTGACTGTTCCTATAGCTATCAGTTCAAGTAGCACCGCCACATCAGACAATGACTATTCCTTTGCTCCGACAACTCTCAGTTTTAATCCCGGAGTCACAGGTACAGCATTAACACAACAACTTAATATCACGATCAAAGCCGATAACTTACCAGAGAACGACGAAACAATAGTGTTTAACTTTGGCACTATTCAAGGTGCGGTTGTTGGCACAATCAACACAACGACTCTCACTATTGCGGCTAATGATGCTAGTCCAAATACCTTAGTAGGAACTGATGGAAGCGATGAAATCTCTGGGTTAGCAGGGAATGAAACTATTATCGGCAAACTGGGTTCTGACACGATAAATGCTGGCGAGGGCGAAGATACTGTATTCGGTGACGAAATCATATCTGTAGCCGATGTTACCTCTGAGAACAACGATACGGTAAAAGGTGCTAATGGTAGCGATCTCATCTTTGGCGGCGACGGAGACGACAAGCTATACGGTGATGCTGGCAACGATAAGATATGGGGTAACGATGGGTTTGACCTGATTTGGGGAGGAGAAGGTAATGATTACCTTACAGGAGGACAAGGCAATGATGTTTTTGTTGTGTCTTCAAATGAGGGTACTGATACCATTAACGACTTCCAAGAGTATGACATCATTGGGTTGGTAGGCGGTTTAACTTACGCTCAGTTATCCATAACTCAAATCCTTGACAACACGTTTATTTTTGAAAGTAGCACTCAGAAAATTCTTGCCATTTTAACTGGAGTTCAATCATCAACGTTAACATCCAATCGCTTTCAGGATGCAACAGCAAATGTTTGA
- a CDS encoding response regulator, with product MSAKRILIIDDEKNLCTVIRASLEKIGRWQVLTSLSGIEGLRKAETEQPDAILLDVMMPDINGLALFDTLQSHPVTQKIPVILLTAKAQKLDLERFTKLGVAGVITKPFDPLKLSHQIANILKWSS from the coding sequence ATGTCAGCGAAGCGCATTTTGATTATTGATGACGAAAAAAATTTGTGTACTGTGATTAGGGCTAGCTTAGAAAAAATAGGACGTTGGCAAGTGCTAACATCTTTATCTGGTATTGAGGGATTGAGAAAAGCGGAAACTGAGCAACCTGATGCTATTTTACTTGATGTCATGATGCCAGATATAAATGGTTTAGCACTCTTTGATACATTGCAAAGTCATCCGGTGACCCAAAAAATTCCAGTTATCTTACTCACTGCTAAAGCCCAGAAGCTTGACTTAGAGCGATTTACCAAGTTAGGGGTTGCGGGGGTTATAACTAAACCATTCGACCCTTTAAAGCTTTCACATCAGATCGCTAACATACTTAAGTGGAGTAGCTAA